The Caulifigura coniformis genome includes a region encoding these proteins:
- a CDS encoding DUF1328 domain-containing protein, with translation MLSYAIMFLIIALISGVLGFGVVAGTAAWIAKVCFVVFLVLFLVSLFTNRRVNI, from the coding sequence ATGCTCTCCTATGCCATCATGTTTCTGATTATCGCGCTGATTTCCGGTGTGCTCGGATTTGGCGTCGTCGCCGGAACGGCGGCCTGGATCGCGAAGGTCTGCTTTGTCGTGTTCCTCGTCCTGTTCCTGGTGTCGCTGTTCACGAATCGTCGCGTGAACATCTAG
- a CDS encoding DUF11 domain-containing protein, producing the protein MRRTAWILAALGIAGGTLRGYAQETPRASIPVRRIPAAAPSAEPPSRDFYDDLFGDAPKDEPQSDAKPRVRKLSDSMESSQSLNELLTDGGGPAPSPASARDAFPTRRPSASGKAVSAAALFESSNSPSTVARTGKGKTLKADAPDSVPDAGGVVPVAGTGRAVATSTTNRNQRLVTPSEHTAAPTEVDQHLLMIGELPVDPKAPAMPPKSSGASAANELPELDFSSAVDEFESEAKEPARIEPTAPATAPVVRKRPEGVAPKFDPNEPPPNWEDEEGDAELLDNADNPFAKFGPGSKTPTPRKAVIDESLPSDAFAIPGGPAAEEPAAAPPARKRSPLLEEEPVAAEPAAPPKRPAARNPSTNPLIPETPRGTLTIPAVRKPVDEPTDKDLLESLDLDPKAEAAPSFTPQAESQVEPQVEPSLDLPLDPPVRTPVRTVRMTPPRSEAPSFGESPIAEPAPQVPSAPARSNFISSSSDRTTGSGVTAEWVKKSEIAIGQECLCELVVRNRTDASVRDVEVEAYFPANVQLVGTTPAPARAQSSLIWKFEELDSGETQTIAIRMIPRERGNIATQAYVRFANAASGSFNVAEPMLAVELAGPHEVMIGETASHTVTIRNPGTGTASNVKVEARIPDGLEHSRGSRLMLDLGALNPGESRPVRLALAAVSGGRHVIEVKAHADGDILQAAASEVMVVSPRLKATIEGPGLRYLGRRAVYTLSVANDGSAATENVRVMHKIPEGFEYVSSDKGATYSASNRMLSWYVGTMNTGETAQAHITLEATAVGAATHFIRATSEHGVVADAHVLTQVEGTPSLVVEITDLNDPVETGVETGYEIRVKNEGSAPAERVALTCELPMGARFVSAAGAVSHAARGQMVEFRPVAQVAPGESVKYQVIVRGEAAGNLRFRTQLTSASVTEPLMSEELTKFYE; encoded by the coding sequence ATGCGACGGACAGCCTGGATTCTGGCAGCGCTCGGGATCGCCGGAGGCACACTGCGCGGCTATGCCCAGGAAACGCCCCGTGCGAGCATTCCGGTCCGGCGGATTCCCGCCGCGGCGCCGTCTGCCGAACCCCCTTCCCGGGATTTTTACGACGATCTCTTCGGCGACGCTCCGAAGGACGAACCGCAATCGGACGCCAAGCCCAGGGTGCGGAAGCTGTCCGACTCGATGGAATCGTCTCAATCCCTGAACGAACTCCTCACCGATGGCGGCGGCCCTGCCCCGTCGCCGGCGTCAGCCAGGGATGCTTTCCCGACGCGCCGTCCGTCCGCATCGGGAAAAGCGGTCTCTGCCGCGGCTCTCTTCGAATCGTCCAACAGCCCGTCCACCGTGGCACGCACGGGGAAGGGCAAGACGCTCAAGGCTGATGCTCCCGACTCCGTTCCGGACGCCGGGGGCGTCGTTCCGGTGGCCGGCACGGGCCGCGCGGTCGCCACTTCGACCACCAACCGCAATCAGCGCCTGGTCACTCCTTCCGAACATACGGCCGCTCCGACCGAAGTCGACCAGCACTTGCTGATGATCGGCGAACTGCCGGTCGATCCGAAGGCCCCGGCGATGCCGCCGAAGTCGTCCGGAGCGAGCGCTGCCAACGAACTGCCGGAACTCGATTTCTCATCGGCCGTCGACGAGTTCGAGAGCGAAGCCAAGGAGCCGGCTCGCATCGAACCGACGGCCCCCGCCACTGCGCCGGTCGTCCGCAAGCGTCCCGAAGGAGTCGCGCCGAAGTTCGATCCGAACGAACCTCCGCCGAACTGGGAGGACGAGGAAGGGGACGCAGAACTGCTGGACAACGCCGACAACCCGTTCGCGAAGTTCGGACCAGGGTCCAAGACGCCGACGCCCAGGAAGGCGGTCATCGACGAGTCCCTTCCAAGCGATGCCTTCGCGATTCCAGGAGGGCCTGCGGCCGAAGAGCCGGCCGCTGCTCCGCCGGCCCGCAAGCGTTCTCCGCTGCTTGAGGAAGAGCCTGTCGCGGCAGAGCCTGCCGCGCCGCCGAAGCGCCCCGCGGCGCGCAACCCTTCGACGAATCCGCTGATCCCTGAGACTCCGCGCGGCACGCTCACCATTCCCGCGGTGCGGAAGCCTGTCGACGAGCCGACCGACAAGGATCTGCTCGAATCGCTCGACCTCGACCCCAAGGCCGAGGCGGCTCCGTCGTTCACGCCCCAGGCCGAGTCGCAGGTTGAGCCCCAGGTTGAGCCGTCACTCGATCTGCCCCTCGATCCGCCCGTCCGGACTCCCGTGCGGACCGTGCGCATGACGCCGCCTCGAAGTGAGGCCCCGTCGTTCGGGGAATCGCCAATCGCCGAGCCCGCGCCGCAGGTTCCGTCCGCGCCCGCCCGCAGCAACTTCATCTCGTCGTCGTCGGACAGAACGACTGGCAGTGGGGTGACGGCCGAGTGGGTCAAGAAATCGGAAATCGCGATCGGGCAGGAGTGCCTGTGCGAACTGGTTGTTCGCAACCGCACGGACGCATCGGTCCGGGATGTGGAAGTCGAAGCGTACTTCCCGGCCAACGTGCAGCTTGTTGGAACGACGCCGGCGCCCGCCCGGGCACAGTCGTCGCTGATCTGGAAGTTCGAGGAACTGGACTCTGGCGAAACGCAGACCATCGCCATCCGGATGATTCCGCGTGAGCGGGGGAACATCGCGACGCAGGCGTATGTGCGGTTCGCGAACGCCGCCAGCGGATCTTTCAACGTCGCCGAGCCGATGCTCGCCGTCGAACTGGCCGGGCCGCACGAAGTCATGATCGGCGAAACGGCCTCGCACACGGTGACGATCCGGAATCCCGGCACGGGAACCGCGTCGAACGTGAAGGTGGAAGCGCGGATTCCGGACGGACTGGAACACTCTCGCGGCAGCCGCCTGATGCTCGACCTCGGGGCCCTCAACCCGGGCGAATCGCGTCCGGTGCGTCTGGCGCTGGCCGCGGTTTCCGGCGGACGTCATGTCATCGAAGTGAAGGCCCACGCCGACGGAGACATCCTGCAGGCGGCGGCCTCGGAAGTGATGGTCGTCTCGCCACGACTGAAGGCCACCATCGAAGGCCCTGGCCTGCGTTACCTCGGCCGGCGTGCGGTGTACACCCTCTCGGTCGCGAACGACGGATCGGCTGCAACTGAAAACGTCCGCGTGATGCACAAGATTCCCGAGGGGTTCGAGTACGTCTCGAGCGACAAGGGAGCGACTTATAGCGCGTCCAACCGCATGTTGAGCTGGTACGTCGGCACGATGAACACCGGCGAGACGGCCCAGGCTCACATCACCCTGGAGGCGACGGCCGTCGGGGCTGCGACGCACTTCATCCGGGCGACCTCGGAGCATGGAGTGGTGGCGGACGCGCATGTCCTGACGCAGGTGGAGGGGACGCCTTCACTCGTCGTCGAGATCACCGACCTCAACGATCCCGTCGAGACGGGTGTCGAAACCGGCTACGAGATCCGCGTCAAGAACGAAGGCTCTGCTCCGGCGGAACGGGTGGCCCTCACCTGTGAACTTCCGATGGGAGCCCGGTTCGTGTCGGCCGCGGGAGCCGTGAGCCATGCGGCCCGCGGACAGATGGTGGAATTCCGGCCGGTCGCCCAGGTGGCTCCGGGCGAATCGGTGAAGTACCAGGTGATCGTTCGCGGCGAAGCGGCCGGCAACCTCCGGTTCCGGACGCAGCTGACCAGCGCCTCCGTGACCGAGCCGCTGATGTCCGAAGAGCTGACGAAGTTCTACGAGTAA
- a CDS encoding PEP-CTERM sorting domain-containing protein (PEP-CTERM proteins occur, often in large numbers, in the proteomes of bacteria that also encode an exosortase, a predicted intramembrane cysteine proteinase. The presence of a PEP-CTERM domain at a protein's C-terminus predicts cleavage within the sorting domain, followed by covalent anchoring to some some component of the (usually Gram-negative) cell surface. Many PEP-CTERM proteins exhibit an unusual sequence composition that includes large numbers of potential glycosylation sites. Expression of one such protein has been shown restore the ability of a bacterium to form floc, a type of biofilm.) → MRAALIAAGMIVACAGTDFVHADLITYTFTGQITSTTFGSGFAGIDVGTTFSGSFQFDPSLAGPDGNSGSDLGVYSLAPSPDSFFNLSMAGWDFIGPVSGVTVRNNFGPAVVDGLQVRTDGTVPAGWTATSSSMFVSFDDSTATAHANDLMPTSFDPAKFDAVNFSWRVSNATYPGGSSGGALFAGTVTMSAVPEPSSALLAMTVAGLGLRKRRRALRRTGSPRG, encoded by the coding sequence ATGCGGGCAGCACTGATCGCAGCTGGAATGATCGTGGCATGCGCGGGGACCGATTTCGTTCATGCCGACCTGATCACCTACACATTCACGGGTCAGATCACCTCGACGACGTTCGGCAGCGGGTTCGCCGGGATCGACGTCGGGACGACATTTTCCGGCTCCTTCCAATTCGACCCGAGTCTGGCCGGACCTGACGGCAATTCGGGTTCAGATCTGGGGGTCTATTCCCTGGCTCCTTCGCCCGACAGCTTCTTCAATCTCTCCATGGCCGGCTGGGATTTCATCGGGCCTGTGTCCGGGGTGACCGTCCGAAACAACTTTGGACCCGCAGTGGTCGACGGTTTGCAGGTCAGGACCGATGGCACCGTTCCCGCAGGCTGGACCGCGACGTCCAGTTCGATGTTCGTGAGTTTCGATGACTCGACAGCCACCGCCCACGCGAATGATCTCATGCCGACGTCGTTTGATCCGGCGAAGTTCGACGCGGTCAACTTCTCATGGCGGGTCTCGAACGCCACCTATCCGGGTGGCTCGTCCGGGGGAGCACTCTTCGCCGGGACCGTCACGATGTCCGCGGTCCCCGAACCGTCCTCCGCGCTGCTCGCGATGACTGTCGCAGGCCTCGGCCTCCGGAAACGCCGACGAGCCTTGCGACGAACAGGGTCTCCACGCGGGTGA
- a CDS encoding sigma-54-dependent transcriptional regulator, producing MMNIQGNLLVVDDDRHICEAMADYLRSLGHRTETAMNCKDALSRIREYNFDVVLTDVCLPDQDGFHVLEWVAQNKPETSVILLTGYGTIESAVEAIQGGAFDYLTKPVIDDELNLAIQRALGQKRIVEENKKLKKQLDQKFGISNIIGRDYKMSRMFDLIESVSDTRTTVLILGENGTGKTITARAIHQLSSRREQPFVEVACGALPDSLLESELFGHVAGAFTGANHDKMGKFLQADGGTLFLDEIGTASPSLQVKLLRVLQDREFEPVGGTKTHKVDVRLVLATNENLEERVRRGEFRQDLFYRINVVSVTQPPLRERIGDIPLLVEHYVHEFNQQTGKRIRAFDDTALHLMQRYGWPGNVRELVNVIERAIVLSKSDIITPSDLPEHMRIEARENVSLSGRFGSGTLKSALVHPERQLILEALESNGWNRQETARTLGINRTTLYKKMKRFEIDFEHHVQL from the coding sequence ATGATGAACATTCAAGGTAACCTGCTGGTTGTTGATGACGATCGGCATATCTGCGAAGCCATGGCGGACTACCTCCGCTCGCTCGGCCACCGCACAGAAACCGCCATGAACTGCAAGGATGCGCTCTCCCGCATCCGCGAATACAACTTCGACGTCGTTCTCACCGACGTCTGCCTGCCCGACCAGGACGGCTTCCACGTCCTCGAATGGGTCGCCCAGAACAAGCCGGAAACCTCCGTCATCCTGCTCACCGGCTACGGCACGATCGAAAGCGCAGTCGAAGCCATCCAGGGTGGAGCCTTCGACTACCTCACCAAGCCCGTCATCGACGACGAACTCAACCTCGCGATCCAGCGGGCCCTCGGCCAGAAGCGGATCGTCGAAGAAAACAAGAAGCTCAAGAAGCAGCTCGACCAGAAGTTCGGCATCTCGAACATCATCGGCCGCGACTACAAGATGTCCCGGATGTTCGACCTCATCGAGAGCGTCTCCGACACCCGGACCACCGTCCTGATCCTCGGCGAAAACGGCACGGGCAAGACGATCACCGCCCGCGCCATTCACCAGCTCAGCAGCCGTCGGGAGCAGCCGTTCGTCGAGGTCGCCTGCGGGGCGCTCCCCGACTCGCTGCTCGAATCCGAACTGTTCGGCCACGTTGCGGGCGCCTTCACCGGCGCCAATCACGACAAGATGGGCAAGTTCCTCCAGGCCGATGGCGGCACGCTCTTCCTCGACGAGATCGGAACGGCCTCGCCCAGCCTGCAGGTGAAGCTCCTCCGTGTCCTCCAGGACCGCGAGTTTGAACCTGTCGGCGGCACGAAGACTCACAAGGTCGACGTCCGGCTGGTCCTCGCGACCAACGAAAACCTCGAAGAACGGGTCCGTCGGGGCGAATTCCGCCAGGACCTCTTCTACCGCATCAACGTCGTCAGCGTGACCCAGCCCCCGCTCCGCGAGCGGATCGGCGACATCCCGCTTCTCGTCGAACACTATGTCCACGAATTCAACCAGCAGACCGGCAAGCGGATCCGCGCCTTCGACGACACGGCCCTGCACCTCATGCAGCGCTACGGCTGGCCGGGCAACGTCCGTGAACTGGTGAACGTCATCGAACGGGCGATCGTGCTCTCGAAGTCGGACATCATCACGCCCTCCGATCTCCCCGAACACATGCGGATCGAGGCCCGTGAAAACGTCTCGCTCTCCGGCCGGTTTGGCAGCGGCACCCTGAAATCGGCGCTCGTCCATCCGGAACGGCAGCTGATCCTGGAAGCCCTGGAATCAAACGGCTGGAACCGTCAGGAAACGGCCCGCACGCTCGGGATCAACCGCACGACGCTCTACAAGAAAATGAAACGTTTCGAGATCGATTTCGAACACCACGTGCAGCTGTAA
- a CDS encoding FHA domain-containing protein translates to MALVTFQVLDGLEMGHVFADLPTPINIGREDDNHIRLNDERVSRFHAKIQEDAGRIILTDLDSTNGTRVNGHPIRMRVLQIGDQVLIGRCLLLYGSVEQIAKRTSELAAIDPPIASGPVDSETKSSPDLQDSIDGEPELPGELFPNGAPTLPSDLNLGQAADLSEVLNFIHSRLLRLLLIAQQHGGTSRKLQAAYMSVPPAAWMQLSQLEADMAKYLRALSDPKDG, encoded by the coding sequence ATGGCTCTGGTGACGTTTCAGGTTCTCGACGGCCTTGAGATGGGCCACGTGTTTGCCGACCTCCCGACCCCGATCAACATCGGGCGCGAGGACGACAACCACATCCGCCTCAACGATGAACGTGTGAGCCGCTTTCACGCGAAGATTCAGGAAGACGCCGGCCGCATTATCCTGACCGACCTCGACAGCACGAACGGGACGCGCGTCAACGGGCATCCCATCCGGATGCGAGTGCTGCAGATCGGCGACCAGGTGCTGATCGGCCGTTGCCTGTTGCTGTATGGCAGCGTCGAGCAGATCGCGAAGCGGACGAGCGAACTGGCGGCCATTGATCCGCCCATCGCGAGCGGGCCTGTCGACAGCGAGACGAAGTCTTCCCCCGATCTGCAGGACTCGATCGACGGCGAACCGGAACTGCCCGGAGAACTGTTCCCCAACGGCGCGCCGACGCTGCCGTCAGACCTCAATCTCGGGCAGGCGGCGGACCTGTCGGAAGTGCTGAACTTCATCCACTCCCGGCTGCTCAGGCTTCTACTCATCGCCCAGCAGCACGGAGGGACGTCGCGCAAGCTGCAGGCGGCCTATATGTCGGTGCCGCCGGCGGCATGGATGCAGCTCTCGCAGCTGGAGGCAGACATGGCGAAGTACCTCAGGGCGCTGTCGGACCCGAAGGACGGCTAA
- the lpxK gene encoding tetraacyldisaccharide 4'-kinase has product MPSEKAFLDIISGRRPDWPAAAARGALALLEPVYAAGAALKNLSFDVGIKRPQDVGVPVVSVGNLTTGGTGKTPVVAAVVQKLLQRGMKPAIASRGYRSVDAAGNDEKRVLDLLCPGVPHIQNRDRIAAARELVAHGAEIIVLDDGFQHRRLKRDLDIVLIDATNPWGYGRQLPRGLLRESRHALKRARLILVTRTDLVSSSERERLLDEIARDSSAPVVTSRFVPHGLRDRSGLIHSSDDLKGRQVVAFCGIGNPTGFRATLERAGLLLHSHAVTAFADHHHYTRDDLEALIAEAQASDAAAAVCTLKDLVKLPPIDAPIPILALEITLEIIDGSTAWERAIAGYGIPRAP; this is encoded by the coding sequence ATGCCTTCCGAGAAGGCATTTCTCGACATCATCTCGGGCCGCAGGCCGGACTGGCCTGCGGCCGCAGCGCGGGGAGCTCTCGCGCTCCTCGAGCCCGTGTACGCCGCAGGGGCGGCGCTCAAGAACCTGTCGTTCGACGTCGGCATCAAGAGGCCGCAGGACGTCGGCGTTCCGGTCGTCAGCGTCGGAAACCTGACCACAGGCGGCACGGGTAAGACCCCGGTCGTGGCCGCGGTCGTCCAGAAGCTCCTTCAGCGCGGGATGAAACCTGCCATCGCCAGCCGGGGATACCGCTCGGTCGACGCCGCCGGCAACGACGAGAAACGCGTCCTCGATCTCCTCTGTCCCGGCGTTCCGCACATTCAGAATCGCGATCGCATTGCCGCGGCGCGAGAACTGGTCGCTCATGGCGCCGAGATCATCGTCCTCGATGATGGCTTTCAGCATCGCCGGCTGAAACGCGACCTGGACATCGTTCTGATCGACGCCACAAATCCCTGGGGCTATGGACGTCAGCTCCCCCGCGGCCTGCTGCGGGAATCGCGGCATGCTCTGAAGCGGGCCCGTCTCATCCTCGTCACGCGAACCGACCTCGTCAGTTCCTCCGAACGGGAGCGACTTCTCGACGAAATCGCCCGTGACTCGTCCGCGCCCGTCGTGACGAGCCGGTTCGTACCGCACGGCCTTCGCGATCGATCCGGGTTGATCCATTCCAGCGACGACCTGAAAGGCAGGCAGGTCGTCGCGTTCTGCGGTATTGGCAATCCGACGGGATTCCGGGCCACGCTCGAACGCGCCGGGCTGCTGCTGCATTCGCACGCAGTGACGGCCTTTGCCGACCATCACCATTACACCCGCGACGATCTCGAGGCGCTGATCGCGGAAGCGCAGGCGAGCGACGCCGCAGCCGCCGTCTGCACCTTGAAGGACCTGGTCAAGCTTCCGCCGATCGACGCCCCTATTCCGATCCTGGCCCTTGAGATCACGCTGGAAATCATCGATGGGTCGACCGCCTGGGAGCGCGCCATTGCGGGGTACGGAATTCCCCGGGCACCGTAG
- a CDS encoding Hpt domain-containing response regulator, whose amino-acid sequence MAATDFQMTHQPARNGNDRNSRQSAQEASQDFPAPDLADPAVNHEDPELSSLPVFAPLHVLVVDDSAANRAFAVSLLEHRGHSWKLASTGLEAIELYLRYSFDAVLMDLEMPNLDGVGATEIIRSLPRGKDVPIIAMTTQTAEADREKCRNAGMTEFVSKPFSARDMVIILERAVARVRLARISRLLHVLPERTPMAPTSSPSAAAVVNLGISLQRLGNDQQLLRDMAGFYIEDVPELMGELRSALEADDVELATRSAHSLKGLSSNFEATFAIGAAMAVETAARSGDLAKAAGGVDELDYELGRVIEALKAQVLGH is encoded by the coding sequence ATGGCTGCCACGGACTTCCAGATGACACATCAGCCCGCGAGAAACGGCAACGACCGAAACTCGCGGCAGAGCGCGCAGGAGGCCTCACAGGATTTTCCGGCCCCAGACCTCGCGGATCCGGCAGTGAACCACGAGGATCCCGAGCTTTCGAGCCTCCCGGTGTTCGCACCGCTGCACGTCCTCGTAGTCGATGACTCGGCTGCCAACAGGGCGTTTGCAGTCTCGCTTCTCGAACATCGCGGGCACAGCTGGAAACTTGCGTCCACCGGGCTGGAGGCGATCGAACTCTACCTGCGATATTCCTTTGACGCGGTGCTGATGGATCTGGAAATGCCGAACCTCGATGGAGTCGGCGCCACGGAGATCATCCGCAGCCTGCCACGCGGGAAGGACGTCCCGATCATCGCGATGACGACGCAGACCGCGGAGGCCGATCGTGAGAAATGCCGCAACGCGGGAATGACCGAGTTTGTCTCGAAGCCATTCTCGGCCCGGGATATGGTGATTATTCTGGAACGCGCAGTCGCGCGAGTCCGGTTGGCTCGCATTTCCAGATTGCTGCATGTCCTCCCCGAAAGAACCCCCATGGCCCCCACGTCCTCGCCTTCGGCCGCTGCCGTCGTCAACCTGGGGATCTCTCTGCAAAGGCTGGGGAACGACCAGCAGCTGCTCCGAGACATGGCGGGGTTCTACATCGAAGATGTACCGGAACTGATGGGAGAACTGCGTTCCGCGCTCGAGGCGGATGACGTCGAACTGGCGACGCGCAGCGCGCACAGCCTGAAAGGGCTCTCCTCCAATTTCGAGGCGACCTTCGCGATCGGCGCAGCCATGGCCGTCGAGACTGCCGCGCGAAGCGGCGACCTGGCGAAGGCGGCCGGCGGCGTGGATGAGCTCGACTATGAGCTGGGACGGGTCATCGAAGCGCTGAAGGCCCAGGTGCTGGGACACTGA
- a CDS encoding PEP-CTERM sorting domain-containing protein (PEP-CTERM proteins occur, often in large numbers, in the proteomes of bacteria that also encode an exosortase, a predicted intramembrane cysteine proteinase. The presence of a PEP-CTERM domain at a protein's C-terminus predicts cleavage within the sorting domain, followed by covalent anchoring to some some component of the (usually Gram-negative) cell surface. Many PEP-CTERM proteins exhibit an unusual sequence composition that includes large numbers of potential glycosylation sites. Expression of one such protein has been shown restore the ability of a bacterium to form floc, a type of biofilm.), which produces MFLAWADPTGTAFASDALPTVFDPLAWQLGQLTLELRNITFLGGTETSVSMVGSIEMPEAVPEPSSLLLTAAAAAGFAVRRRRLLRNRQVTASA; this is translated from the coding sequence ATGTTTCTCGCCTGGGCCGATCCCACCGGAACCGCATTCGCGAGCGATGCCCTGCCGACGGTATTCGATCCCCTCGCCTGGCAGCTGGGGCAACTGACCCTGGAACTCCGGAACATCACGTTCCTGGGAGGGACGGAAACGTCAGTGTCGATGGTCGGCTCCATCGAGATGCCCGAGGCCGTCCCCGAGCCATCGAGCCTGCTCCTCACGGCAGCGGCGGCGGCCGGCTTCGCAGTTCGCCGCCGGCGACTCCTCCGGAACCGTCAGGTCACGGCATCTGCCTGA